One Streptomyces sp. P9-A2 DNA window includes the following coding sequences:
- a CDS encoding metal-sensitive transcriptional regulator: MELAMAAEELKTVVNRLRRAQGQIAGVIKMIEEGRDCEDVVTQLAAASRALDKAGFAIIATGLQHCLTDADMAASGDREQMRARLEKLFLSLA; the protein is encoded by the coding sequence ATGGAACTGGCGATGGCGGCTGAGGAACTGAAGACGGTGGTCAACCGGCTGCGCCGGGCGCAGGGCCAGATTGCTGGTGTGATCAAGATGATCGAGGAGGGACGGGACTGCGAGGACGTGGTCACGCAGCTTGCCGCAGCCTCCCGGGCGTTGGACAAGGCGGGTTTCGCGATCATCGCGACCGGTCTGCAGCACTGCCTGACCGATGCGGACATGGCCGCTTCCGGTGACCGGGAGCAGATGCGTGCCCGTCTGGAGAAGCTGTTCCTTTCGCTGGCCTGA
- a CDS encoding rhodanese-like domain-containing protein: MAPTTLTADQANARLNELTVIDVRTPGEYASGHLPGAHNIPLDHLDVAMPALKTAADRGDLLVVCASGARSATACGRLAAQGIIAAALTGGTTAWTQLGHDTHRPAGTRAPWAMDRQVRLAAGTLVLAGLLAGQRWSAARLLSAGVAGGLVLSALTDTCGMAKILAKLPHNQPKTEDLDATLAALTS, encoded by the coding sequence GTGGCACCCACCACCCTCACCGCCGACCAGGCCAACGCCCGCTTGAACGAGCTGACCGTCATCGACGTCCGCACCCCCGGCGAATACGCCTCCGGCCACCTGCCCGGTGCCCACAACATCCCCCTCGACCACCTCGACGTGGCCATGCCCGCCCTGAAGACCGCCGCCGACCGCGGCGACCTCCTCGTCGTGTGCGCCTCCGGCGCCCGCTCCGCGACCGCATGCGGGCGCCTGGCCGCTCAGGGGATCATCGCTGCCGCCCTCACCGGGGGCACCACCGCCTGGACCCAGCTCGGCCACGACACCCACCGCCCCGCCGGCACCCGCGCCCCCTGGGCCATGGACCGCCAGGTCCGCCTCGCCGCCGGAACCCTCGTCCTGGCCGGGCTGCTCGCCGGACAGCGCTGGAGCGCGGCACGCCTGCTGTCCGCGGGCGTCGCAGGCGGCCTGGTCCTCTCCGCCCTCACCGACACCTGCGGCATGGCCAAGATCCTCGCCAAACTGCCCCACAACCAGCCCAAGACCGAAGACCTCGACGCCACCCTCGCAGCCCTGACCAGCTGA
- a CDS encoding integrase core domain-containing protein: protein MIGSSTDNALAESFDATFKRETLQGRKTWSSEREARLDAFRRLNRYNTRRRHSRLGHRSPIAYEAALDTTSTPLAQAAQPVSRIPGQGPCAGEVSWSGLRGWRRGLRSWAGCGAVWRGSWPCRRCR, encoded by the coding sequence ATGATCGGCTCCAGCACGGACAACGCGCTTGCCGAGTCCTTCGACGCGACGTTCAAACGAGAGACGCTTCAGGGCCGCAAGACCTGGTCCAGCGAACGCGAGGCCCGCCTCGACGCGTTCCGCCGGCTCAACCGCTACAACACCCGACGCCGTCACTCCCGCCTCGGGCACCGCAGCCCCATCGCCTACGAGGCAGCACTCGACACAACATCGACTCCCCTGGCCCAAGCCGCACAGCCCGTGTCCAGGATTCCGGGTCAAGGCCCGTGTGCCGGCGAAGTCAGCTGGTCAGGGCTGCGAGGGTGGCGTCGAGGTCTTCGGTCTTGGGCTGGTTGTGGGGCAGTTTGGCGAGGATCTTGGCCATGCCGCAGGTGTCGGTGA